The sequence AAATATTCCAGGCCCAACCGTATCCGTATATTTTCCGAGGAATTCTCGAAGCCCAACCTCACCCTGATTGATCTTGCGGATAAAGGCAGGAATCATGACAGCAATCACAATCAAGAGAAAAATAATAAATCCTGGTGTCATAGAGAAGTTGATAAAAAAATAAAAACACTATAATCGTATAGTTTTCGTCCAAAAAAGCAAAAAATTTAAACTTCCTTCAAATGACTAATATCGTTGCTATCGGTGGTGGAGCTGGAACATTCAATGTTCTCTACGGAATCAAGCGAAATCCAGAATTCAACATCTCAGCCATCATCTCCGTTGCAGACAATGGTGGAACTGCCGGACTCATTCGTGACAAATATGGTATCCTCCCTCCTGGAGATTTTCGCCGTGCTATCGCGGCACTGGCAGGAAATACAGAAATCGTGAGAAAACTTTTCGAATACAGTTTCAAGTGAGAAGAATGAGTCATCGGAAGTAATAAAATCGGAAATATCCTCTTCACTGCTCTCACGGATATTTCTGGAGGAGATGTAGAAAAGGCTATCGATACTATGGGAGAAATGTTCGACGTTCGCGGACGTGTGATTCCTGTGACACTCGAGGATGTGAATCTTGCTGTTCGCTTCGAAGATGGAGCCGTCGTCGTGGGGGAGAAAAATATCGACGTCTCAGATAAAAACGTATTCGAACGGTCACATAACATCGACCAGAATATCGTCGATGCTTGGCTCGAAGGTGCAGAAGGGAATCTCAATCCTCGTGCTCGTGAAGCTATCATGAATGCTGACTATATCATCATCGGGCCTGGAGATCTCTATACGAGTATTGTCCCGAATCTTCTCTCTGTCGGAATGCGTGAGGCACTGAGCGCCAGTAGTGCAAAAATCATCTACATATGCAATGCGATGACAAAACGCGGTGAGACCACCAATATGGAAGTGATTGATTTTATCAATACGATCGAGAAATATATCGATCCAGGAAAGCTCAACTATGTCATCGTGAACAACGGCTATATCTCTGATGAAGTGGTCGAGAAATACCGTGCTGAGGAAAACAAGAAGCCTCTTAAAATCAAAGATTATTCACTCTTTGAGAAAAAATGATATAAAATAATCGATCGTGACCTTGTACATACGAATGGTGATTATGTCCGTCACGATCCGGAAAAGCTCACAAAAATCCTCGAAGACATCGTGGGTGGGTGGATAAAATAATTATCTTTTGCCTATAATACAACATAAATCTGATTATTAATCCTCTTCTTTTGGAGAAGAGGACATTGATATAGTCATACTTTATCATGTACTCTTTGGTGCATATTATAAGCATCTCTCTCCAACTTCTGGAATATATTTATACTATAACAAACATAAAAAAGCCCCCTATGGTAAAGGGGCGCTAGCACCTCATTTTCTCATGGAAAATGAGGCAAGAAGAAGCTATACGGCTTAACTCGACCTAGATTCAGGCAAGCTAACTCGTAAAGTTCCTCACGATATGATATGTTTTGGTATTACGGGGAGGAGAGGGGTGTTTTTTAGGCAACCCCTCTCTCCTTGCCCTACCGTGCTGTCCTTCAGGACGGCGCGGAGCGGGCGACGGGTTGGGCGACGATGGCCATGTGAATCTCCTCGAAAAAGAAGAAGTGGATTTGCCCAATACTACAGGCAAGGTATAGCCTACAGAAGAAGAAGAAGAAGTCAAATTTTTTTCGAAAATTCCTTATGTAATCTGGTATAGAAAAGATAAAATCCAGACGTATAATCTGGATTTTATCGATGAGTGGATGCTATTTCACCACAATCGACAGCATTTTATTCGGGATAAAGATTTCTTTTATGATTTCTTTTCCTTCGAGCCACTTCGCGATATTCTCATCAGCACGGACAACTTCTGAGACCTCTTCTTGTCCGACACCATTGAGAAATGTGAAGGTTCCACGGAGTTTTCCCCCGACCTGAACTGCAATCGTCACTTCATCATCCACGAGCATGAATTCATCATATTCTGGCCAAGGAGCGTTATAAACGGATTCAAGATTCAATATTCAAGATTCAAGATTAGAAACATTGTCATTCTGAGCTTGCGAAGAATCTGCTCCGTTATTTTGAATTTTGAATTTTTCATTTTGAATCAGGAACCATAGTTCTTCTGCCATATGCGGTGCGAATGGATGAAGGAGAATCGCGAATGATTCTTTCCATTCAGTTTGGAACTCAGCATCCTGAGGAAGTCCTTCATTGAGGAGAATCTGGAGCGCAGAAATCGCTGTATTGAACTTGTATTCGACAATATCCTCCCCGATTTTCTTGATCGTTTTATGGAGCTGTTTCATGGCTTTCATATCATCTTTTGCAGTATTCTTCCCTTCGAAGAACGTAGAATATGCCTTATCGAGGAGACGACGAACTCCGATAATCGAATCCGTACTCCACGGAGCCGTATCACGGAAATCTGCCATACTCATCTCATAGAGACGAAGCGAATCAGCACCATATTCGCGGACAATATCGTTCGGATTCACGACGTTTTTGAGAGATTTCGACATCTTCGCAACCACTTGTTTCACTTCTGTTCCTGTTGATTTTTCGAAATATTTCCCATCTCTTTCTTCGATGAGATCCACTGCAACGAGTCCACCATCCGCACGCTCATAGGCATACGCGAGAATCATCCCCTGATTCACGAGCTTCTGGAATGGTTCTTTCGTCGGAACAATACCAATATCATAGAGTACCTTGTGCCAGAATCGCGCATAGAGGAGATGAAGCACTGCATGTTCCGTTCCTCCGACGTATTCATCCACATTCTGCCAGTACTCAAGCGCTTCCTTGCTCGCGAGGGCGAGAGGATTCGCAGGATCCATATAGCGAAGATAGTACCAGCAACTTCCACCCCATTGTGGCATCGTGTTCGTCTCACGTTTTCCCATGAGATTCGTCGCGAGTTCTACATTCACGAAACTCTCTACGGTCGCAAGTGGCGATTGCCCATCCCCTGCTGGCTCATATTTCTCTACTTCTGGAAGCATAAGAGGCAGATTCGAGTCGATGATGATTTTCGAGTTAATACCATCATAGATCTTGGAATATATTTTTCAATCGATAACCAGGAATTCTTCTGAAAGTTCCCTCCCTGAAAAGGGAGGGTTAGGGTGGGTTACATAAGAGGAATCCTTATTTAGTGTAACCCCCTCTGACTCCCCCTTGTCAAGGGGAGAATAGATACACGCTTCACCAGTTTTTGCATCCTTAAGTTTCTCTACTCTTGGTAACTTCACATAATCCTCATGACTAATATGAATCAGTGGAATCGGTTCTCCCCAGTATCGTTGACGAGAAAAAAGCCAATCACGGAGCTTGTAGTTTACCTTTTTGCGACCGAAGCCTTCGGATTCTGCTTTTTCAGAGAGAACTCGGCGAGCTTCTGCGGAAGTGAGTCAATTGAATCCAGAAGAATTCACAAGAATTCCATCTTCAGAAGTAGCCTTTGGAGAAAATGCATGCTTGATAGCAAAAGCGAAATTCTTGTGCAAATCAATACCAGTAAATTTTTCAAGAACCTCTTCTACAGAAAGCCATTCCCAAGAAAAATCCTCATGCTCTTCCAAACTCATTTCAACTCGCGATTCATTGAGCAATTCAACAAGAAAAAAACTAGCCATTGCTTCTCTTTCCACTTTTCTTACAGGAGCATGATGATTCATATGAAAACTACCAATGCACTCTTTTACTACAAAATTCTGAAAACCCGTTTCTTCTTTAATTTCTCTTGTAATAGCCGTGAGTATATCTTCACCTTCATCTACTCAACCACCTGGAAGGTCATAAAGATTTTCAAATTTATTGAATTTAAAAACAAGAATCTTTCCATCTTTTACAATAAGTGCTTTTGTAAAATCTCGACGAACTGCATTTTGTTTTGGAACTCCAAGAACTGGTGCAACGCTTTGCTTGATAGGAAGACTATACCTCTTAGCAAAGGCAAAATCCCTCTCATCATGCGCTGGAACCGCCATCACTGCACCAGTACCGTAGTGACCGAGCACATAGTCCGCAATCCAGAGTGGAACCGTTTCTCCATTGAATGGATTCACGACATATGAGCCGGTGAAAACTCCGGTTTTTTCTTTTCCTTCGTTGGTTCTATCTTGATCCGAGCGACTCGCTGCCTCAGTGATATACGCTTCACACTCTGCCGACTGTTCATCAGTGATGAAGTCATAGACACGAGGATGATCCGGCGCAAGTACAGCATAAGTCATTCCATAAACCGTGTCGACACGAGTGGTGTAAACTTCGATGGATGGAAGGATTTTATTTAAGAAAAGATTATGTGTGGCACTGTCTCGGTCATTAAAATGTCCTGCACTCTCGATATCAAAATGGGTTACTCAGATGTCATCAAAATGCTTTTTAGCCTCAGAATAAGTAATATATGGGTCATTCTTTGATAAGAATATTTGCCAGTCATTAACATTTCCACGGATTTTATCTGGATGATATTGTGTTTTCATTGTACGAGAACCAATGTCCCATGATACTTCTGACATGCTCGCACTCCAATCAACAGAGTCAATAAGCCCATTGAATACTGGAGCAACACAAATAAGTTTACCAATCTTTTTTTCAAGTCTCTCCACAAAATGCATCCCGAGAAATCATCCCATAGAATGCCCTATCACAAGGGAATCTTGATTCATCTTTGATTTATATTGATCAAGGAATGCTAATTGTTTTTCTAAATCTGGTTGGGTTGGATTGGGTAAACTCGGCATAATTACTTCATATCCAATATCTTCAAGTTCCTTCTTGAGCCCTGTTTGCCAAGCATGAAAATGAACGGAAGTGGTTCATTCATCTTCCCATCCATGAAGGATAAGAGCAAGTGGCTTTCATTCTACTTTTTTCATCATCCGAAACTCACACCCCTCACTCTTCCCTATCCAATTGCGTTGCATCTCTTTCACGCCCTCTGGCCAATCGAGTCCATCGAGATCTTCGATGAGTCGATCTGCATATTCGGTAATTTTCAAAACCCACTGACGAAGTGCGCGCTTCTCGACGCGAGTGCCACAACGATCACAGGTATTGTCAGCGAGGACTTCTTCATTCGCAAGTCCCGTCTTACAACTCGGACAATAGTTGATCGGCAGATCCTGTTCATATGCGAGTCCGCGCTTGAAGAGCTCGAGAAAAATCCACTGTGTCCATTGGTAATATTTCGGATCGGTCGTATCAATCTCGCGACTCCAATCATAGGAAAATCCGAGAGACTGAAGTTGCTCCTTAAAAATAGCAATATTCGCGGCGGTCGTCACAGCTGGATGAGTACCAGTCTTGATAGCATAGTTCTCAGCGGGAAGCCCGAAAGCATCCCAACCCATCGTATGGAGAACATTGTATCCCTTCGCATGATAAAAACGCGAGACAATATCGGTCGCTGCATACCCCTTCGGATGCCCGACATGAAGTCCAGATCCTGATGGATAAGGGAACATATCGAGGATGTATTTCTTGGGTTTTTGTATATCAAATGGTGGATTCTTCGTCTGGAAAGTCTGGTTTTCTTCCCAAAATTTTTGCCATTTCTGTTCGAGTTCGGTATGATTGTACGGCATAGAAGCTATTAATTATAAACTACAAAATTTCCTGAAAGGAAATAAGGATAATTCATGAAATAAATCTCTCTCAATATAGAGAAAATCTGGAAAAATACAACAAAAAAACCTTTGCCAAAGCAAAGGTTTTTAAGAAAAATGTAGATTCTTATTTGTTCGCAAGGAATCCAACAGCCCAATTCACGATAGAGAATGAGAGGAAGATCACTACGATACCAAGAAGAACCTGGATCAGGATATTCTTTCCTTTCTTCACCTTCTCTTCGTCACCTCCAGCAGTCACCATGAGGAATCCTCCATAGAGACCATATCCAGTAGCGAGAAGTGCAAGAAGACCAAGAAGTCCATTCAAGATATTCACAGCAACATCTACCACACTTGTCTGAGTTGTTCCCTTGAGGCGGTCATCAACCGTACCTGTAGTGATAGCTGCGAAAGACTGTTCCGCAGTGAGTGCCGCAGCTGTTCCAGTAAGGGCGAGCTTTGTAAGAGTGTTCATATATGAATAATTAAAAATATAAACGACAGCGCTATCATATCAGGTTCAAAGATAAAAGTCAAAAAAAAAGTAAAAACTCTTCACGACCAATGAAGAGTTTTCAGTTTTTACAAAGCTAGAACCAAAAGAGTGGGAGTTAA is a genomic window of Candidatus Gracilibacteria bacterium containing:
- a CDS encoding YvcK family protein, coding for MTNIVAIGGGAGTFNVLYGIKRNPEFNISAIISVADNGGTAGLIRDKYGILPPGDFRRAIAALAGNTEIVRKLFEYSFKGEEGVIGSNKIGNILFTALTDISGGDVEKAIDTMGEMFDVRGRVIPVTLEDVNLAVRFEDGAVVVGEKNIDVSDKNVFERSHNIDQNIVDAWLEGAEGNLNPRAREAIMNADYIIIGPGDLYTSIVPNLLSVGMREALSASSAKIIYICNAMTKRGETTNMEVIDFINTIEKYIDPGKLNYVIVNNGYISDEVVEKYRAEENKKPLKIKDYSLFEKKGYKIIDRDLVHTNGDYVRHDPEKLTKILEDIVGGWIK